Part of the Ziziphus jujuba cultivar Dongzao chromosome 8, ASM3175591v1 genome is shown below.
ATGATATATGCAATCTCTGCTCTATGTATATCGTCAGCAAGCGTGCTATACATTCAAATACATTCTCTCTATTTATTTGTTGCGCCCTGATTATACATCATATCTTTCCAGGATTGATAACTTATAATCAAATTCCTCGATATATTTCAAAAGGTAAAACAAAGTTCCTTGTCAAGTCAACTCTATCAAAGAGCTCAACTCTGATGAAGCCAACAGCAAGTCACTTGGCCAAGCAAAATCAACTTCAACTTTCCCCACAATGTTTGAGGaggttgtttctctctctctccttccttTAGCACCATTGTTGGTTGAGCATATTGGTTGGTCTTCTTTCTTCAAATTACTTATTTATAGtctttatttaaataatgatttttctagGAATCAACTAACTTTTTGTAAAACAAAATTTGCTTTCAAGGTATTGTGATAAGTTGTTGAAGCATTTTTGTGTTGGTTTATTAACAGAACTTGTAAGATTTTAATAGTTTGAACTTGTAAagcttttaatataatttatacttcttttactatttttgtAATATGCTCTTCATCTTTATTCCTATGATTATCAATGTTATAGATGCCAGCAGAAGTTTGGCAATATTGACGGGAAGACTTTGCCGAACTCTTCAGTTGATAATCTAGCTACTAAAAGACAGAAGTTGGAGGCTGGTTATTTATGCAAGGTGCACACAAAAATCCTGATAGTTTTTCATCTTTGATCAGTTTTGACCTGTTGTTGTATTATGCAGACATGGAAACGCCCATCTTTCTCCTAACTTTTGATCTTTagtatattatatttcttttatggAATAGATATTCTCCCATTCGGTGTTTACCATGAAAAGAGAAATCAGAACCTCTGAATATATGATCTTACATAATTGAGAAGATGTGCATGAAGCACACACATTGTGCATGCCATGCTCTGCTTGacatttaattaaacaaaatattgatttaagtaAAGCATCATTACTTGGTAATAATTTTGTCCTGGATTAAGTTTGAAGATTTGCTGTCCCTAGAAGCAAGTCAGTCAttcttttaatttagaatacatttTCTATTTCAATTGTGTGTTCATATGTTCTTaaacaaaatattgattttaagaAAAGCATCATTACTTGGTAATAATTTTGTCCTGGATTGAGTTTGAAGATTTGCTGTCCCTAGAAGCAGGTCAGTCAttcttttaatttagaatacatttTCTATTTCAATTGTGTGTTCATATGTTCTTTTTACCATGATTAATGAGACTATTAAATGTAACTGAAATGATATTGttcatattttatttccttttcacatttatttattagttatacTTCAATGCAAAATGTTTTCAGCATTTCCTtggcaaaatacaataatatatggtctttctttttgttaccttctttcattttttattttaatttcatggAGTTCTGTATATGATTTTGCTTATGTCCGGAATAATCTCGTGTGAAGCACTAAAATATTTTGTGACAGCAGGTTTCTCAACTGAAGCATCAGGCCATGTTATTACACAAAGTATCTAAAAAGGTAATTATGTACTGTAGGAAATGTACGCCCATTTACTGAATAGTTTAGtaagaatattaataacgaCACTGTTCACTTACATCCTAGCTTACGTGGACCCTTTTTATGTAACATTGTCATACCCATAGCTGTGTTGATACAGTAAGACACTTGTAACTATGTGATTGGAAactccaaatattcaaaaaacttggggaataaatgaatatattaattgGATATGTACCTGTATCTGAAACCCTATACCCTAGTCCATGTGACATAGCCTTTATCTTCTTTACCACGTTATGGTTTATTACATTTTGTCACTGTAATCACAGTTAATGATATTGGTATTTTTTGTTATACAGGTGGGGGCTGATGTTAACTCAGTAAATGCTAGACCAAGAGTTACCATTCCTAGAGAACCTGATTTGGAGACAGCACACAGAGCAGAAAGACATAGGTAATTTTTTCCTTACTGAATTACGTAAAATCATTTCTACGTTGCATCTTGTCTTTAGTATAAAACTCCGGATGAGCTGTTGGTCTATGTTTTGTGTTTCCACTTCAGATGTAAGATTATTGCAGAATCAGGTAAACAAGCAAAGTCAAATTCCTGCATCTTCAAAGCACGCCCCTTGAACAGAAAAGTTTGTACTTGCAGTTAATATTTCTATTTGGATTTTGTTAGTTAACTTCATAGAAAGTAAGGCTTGCCATGATAACCTCCCTATGTTCACCTTGGGCTTTGCAGATTCTTAAAGCTCCTTCGTTGCCCCTCCTAAAGAGGAGCAAACCACAGCAACCGGAGTTTCAAGTAATGAATgcattctttgaatattttaacaaaattaactgGCAAAATATGCACCGTTCATCAGATCTATTTTTTAAGCATGgttcctttcttttttcaattgatTTTCAGGTGTTTAACCTGAAAACATCAGAGAGAGCTATGCAACATGCACTTAATAGTGTAGGTCTCTCAAATATACGTCTTTTTCTGTCATTTCTCAACATGAAAAATTAGCAGTTAAATACTTTTATTATTCTgaaactaaattatttttctattaaaagaaGTAAAAGTTTCTGTTCATACCATTTACTCATCTTAACCAAATAATAGTTATTTAGTTATCTTATCCTTTTACTTTCCCATTGTTAAGCTAATAATCCCATCATTGCAGGCGAAAAATATACCTAATTCTGGTTCTATTTTAGAAAATGAAACACTAGAAGATAAACGGTAATTACCTCCGATTTTTCGGCCTCTAAAACTGTAAATCGTATCATCCTATGTtccaatttcgtgcaattttcTCCATTCATGAAGATATGTAAACGTTTTACTCACATACGCAGATCAAACAATGCCAATGCCTGGAAGCAAGTGAAAAGCAAAACAGTTGATATCGGCAAAGTCGGTGGACCCCTCCTCAACAAAAAGGTTCCATAATTGTTAGCATATGCAGGCTTTTGTACTTAGTTTTGCATTATCACTGATAACATGTTGTGGGAACCGTCCTCCTCAACAAAAGGGTTCCATAATTGTTAGCATATGCAGGCTTTTGTACTTAGTTTTGCATTATCACTGATAACATGTTGTGGGAACCATATTGTGCCTGATGCAGACACTTTCTATTGAAggagaaaaatgtatatttcgAAGTATAGAGCCAGAAACCATTGTCACAAGGGTAACTTATTTAGTGACCTgttatgatttaatttaaaagTTTCTTTATTAGcagtttctttttccctttctgtttttttaatCCCATCCTTTTACTCTTAGGTAATTGAATTTCCAACTGATAAAAAGGTACAAGATGAGCCACCAATAGATTCATTTAGCAAGGTATGATATGATCAAATGTCAAGTTTACTGCGAtagtgttattttttttttttttttctggagtTAGTTCTACTCTACCGGTCAAgggcatttttaatttttcgcaGAGCCGGCTTCGTTTTTTGTGGATATatgttttctcttctttttctcctAATTCTAGGCATGGTGATTTTCAGCTTTCTCTAACATCAGAAACCCCGAATAATGGAAAACCTTCGTTGAAAACCCCGCTGCCTGCAAAGGTTCGTGTTCAACCATTTGTTTTGAGAAAGGTTAGAAGCTTTAATGTGTGATCTGTATCCTCACTAATTCATCTGTACTTccataatttgaatttaaagggGATGGACGAGAACACACCCAGTTCCTTTAATCAAGAACTTGAGGTATAACATTATAACTCACTATTTTTGTAACCAAAGGCATTCAGTAGTGTACTAGGATTTTGAGAACCCTACTTTTTCCTCAGTACTCCTTTTGATGCAATTGCTCATGGTCGTTTGTAAGTTGTAGATGATCAGTATATTCAAAGAAAGAATGCAAAGGTTTGATGGGAAAGACTACAAGTGTGGCAGTAACAGGAGGATCTCTGGACGACAATTCTTCTTTTACAGGTAAGAGCAGATTCAAATACAGTATGGTTTGAACTTGGTTCTTCTTTCTGTTAGCTGCTTGCGGTTGTGTGATAAAATTCTCTTCGTTCTGAGATATCAGTATGTTTTAGAATTCAACTTTTTTATAGGACTCTTAATTACTAACCCACTACCCAtttcatgtaaaaaaaaaaaattcccccccctcccttttcttttgttttccccACTCTTTAATTCTCTTGAGCATTTAGTGTTAAtacatttatcaattttattatttcattttttttttcttttttctttgtgtcaATGACACAGGAGTCTGGACATGCGCTAACAACCAGAGCGTATAGATAATGTTTTTATTACTACATGGGCGCACCAGGTGGAGGTTCATTCAATTGGGATGAAATCCCAATTTTACAGATCAGGGGGTATGTGCTTGAGAGCTTGTTTTGCCTACATCAATTCCAACAACTACTTTCGAAAGGAACAAATATTTGAGAAATCATTTTTCGCAATGGTATTTCTTCATTAAACTTGTACAAACCATGTACAGCCATTTTTCCCCAAGATCACCacgcaataaaaataaaac
Proteins encoded:
- the LOC107414264 gene encoding protein TPX2 isoform X1: MDDDLEEFVREFYDNDEIDMDYEFDAARFYDFTKPETDWEDREAELWFESSGNYSPSPFIVKLNWLNGVCDELGDTCVDSEDGEDRNVDSPMESKVSSTSGDNRGLITYNQIPRYISKGKTKFLVKSTLSKSSTLMKPTASHLAKQNQLQLSPQCLRRCQQKFGNIDGKTLPNSSVDNLATKRQKLEAGYLCKVSQLKHQAMLLHKVSKKVGADVNSVNARPRVTIPREPDLETAHRAERHRCKIIAESGKQAKSNSCIFKARPLNRKILKAPSLPLLKRSKPQQPEFQVFNLKTSERAMQHALNSAKNIPNSGSILENETLEDKRSNNANAWKQVKSKTVDIGKVGGPLLNKKTLSIEGEKCIFRSIEPETIVTRVIEFPTDKKVQDEPPIDSFSKLSLTSETPNNGKPSLKTPLPAKGMDENTPSSFNQELEMISIFKERMQRFDGKDYKCGSNRRISGRQFFFYRSLDMR
- the LOC107414264 gene encoding protein TPX2 isoform X3, which codes for MDDDLEEFVREFYDNDEIDMDYEFDAARFYDFTKPETDWEDREAELWFESSGNYSPSPFIVKLNWLNGVCDELGDTCVDSEDGEDRNVDSPMESKVSSTSGDNRGLITYNQIPRYISKGKTKFLVKSTLSKSSTLMKPTASHLAKQNQLQLSPQCLRRCQQKFGNIDGKTLPNSSVDNLATKRQKLEAGYLCKVSQLKHQAMLLHKVSKKVGADVNSVNARPRVTIPREPDLETAHRAERHRCKIIAESGKQAKSNSCIFKARPLNRKILKAPSLPLLKRSKPQQPEFQAKNIPNSGSILENETLEDKRSNNANAWKQVKSKTVDIGKVGGPLLNKKTLSIEGEKCIFRSIEPETIVTRVIEFPTDKKVQDEPPIDSFSKLSLTSETPNNGKPSLKTPLPAKGMDENTPSSFNQELEMISIFKERMQRFDGKDYKCGSNRRISGRQFFFYRSLDMR
- the LOC107414264 gene encoding protein TPX2 isoform X2; its protein translation is MDDDLEEFVREFYDNDEIDMDYEFDAARFYDFTKPETDWEDREAELWFESSGNYSPSPFIVKLNWLNGVCDELGDTCVDSEDGEDRNVDSPMESKVSSTSGDNRGKTKFLVKSTLSKSSTLMKPTASHLAKQNQLQLSPQCLRRCQQKFGNIDGKTLPNSSVDNLATKRQKLEAGYLCKVSQLKHQAMLLHKVSKKVGADVNSVNARPRVTIPREPDLETAHRAERHRCKIIAESGKQAKSNSCIFKARPLNRKILKAPSLPLLKRSKPQQPEFQVFNLKTSERAMQHALNSAKNIPNSGSILENETLEDKRSNNANAWKQVKSKTVDIGKVGGPLLNKKTLSIEGEKCIFRSIEPETIVTRVIEFPTDKKVQDEPPIDSFSKLSLTSETPNNGKPSLKTPLPAKGMDENTPSSFNQELEMISIFKERMQRFDGKDYKCGSNRRISGRQFFFYRSLDMR